One stretch of Dissulfurimicrobium hydrothermale DNA includes these proteins:
- the murA gene encoding UDP-N-acetylglucosamine 1-carboxyvinyltransferase — MDQLKIEGGHSLKGEVRISGAKNAALPVLAATILTGGPFHIDNCPRLRDINTFLTLLKGLGVHVAEMERPLHVSEGVYYTDKEVMGGLYSSCTVDTQDAHCQEREWRTSSDRSAKDIGKDGYKYIRTLHIDSSDLSGLEAAYDLVRTMRASILVLGPLVARAGKARISLPGGCAIGARPIDLHLKGLEKMGARLKLKGGYVEASASRLKGTEIYLDTPTVTGTENLMMAATLAKGKTVLKNAAREPEVVHLGEMLNLMGARISGLGTPTITIEGVNDLRPVAWRIIPDRIETGTYMMAVGAAGGELTLKDVRAEHLQAVISKLRCAGLQINASGDQIFVKKKGRLQSVDIKTLPYPGFPTDLQAQIMVLMSMAEGLSVITETIFENRFMHVAELQRLGADIKVEGRSAIVRGVKELNGAPVMATDLRASASLVLAGLAAKGITTILRVYHLDRGYEDMEGKLSAVGARIKRERIDIT, encoded by the coding sequence ATGGATCAGCTAAAGATAGAAGGTGGGCACAGCCTTAAGGGCGAGGTCAGGATAAGCGGCGCGAAGAATGCAGCCCTGCCAGTCCTTGCCGCAACCATCCTGACCGGCGGCCCATTCCACATAGACAACTGCCCGAGACTCAGGGATATAAACACGTTCCTGACCCTTCTCAAGGGCCTTGGGGTGCATGTCGCTGAAATGGAAAGGCCCTTGCATGTGTCTGAAGGTGTCTATTATACCGACAAGGAGGTCATGGGCGGCCTCTACTCGTCCTGTACAGTCGATACACAGGACGCCCACTGCCAGGAAAGGGAATGGCGAACGTCCTCGGACCGGTCGGCTAAGGACATCGGGAAAGACGGATATAAATATATCCGTACGCTTCATATCGACTCATCAGATCTTTCAGGCCTGGAGGCGGCCTATGACCTGGTCCGCACCATGCGGGCATCCATACTGGTCCTCGGGCCCCTTGTCGCGAGGGCCGGAAAGGCCCGCATCTCGCTTCCCGGCGGCTGCGCAATCGGGGCAAGGCCGATCGACCTCCATCTCAAGGGCCTTGAAAAGATGGGTGCACGTCTCAAACTCAAAGGCGGCTATGTCGAGGCCTCTGCATCCAGACTTAAAGGGACAGAGATATATCTTGATACCCCTACGGTCACAGGTACGGAAAATCTTATGATGGCCGCCACCCTAGCCAAAGGCAAAACAGTACTTAAAAACGCTGCGCGTGAACCTGAAGTAGTACACCTCGGCGAGATGCTGAATCTTATGGGGGCGCGCATAAGCGGCCTTGGGACGCCGACCATAACAATAGAAGGTGTAAATGATCTCAGACCGGTGGCATGGCGCATTATTCCGGACCGCATAGAAACCGGGACATACATGATGGCGGTCGGTGCAGCAGGCGGAGAACTTACACTTAAAGACGTACGGGCCGAGCATCTCCAGGCAGTCATCTCAAAACTCAGATGTGCAGGCCTTCAAATCAATGCATCCGGAGATCAAATTTTTGTCAAAAAGAAGGGACGGCTTCAGAGTGTTGATATCAAGACACTGCCTTACCCAGGTTTTCCAACTGATCTCCAGGCGCAGATAATGGTCTTGATGTCCATGGCTGAGGGTCTGAGCGTCATAACAGAGACCATATTCGAAAACCGCTTCATGCACGTGGCCGAGCTCCAAAGACTCGGCGCAGATATAAAAGTTGAAGGCAGAAGCGCTATAGTACGCGGGGTGAAGGAGCTTAACGGCGCACCGGTCATGGCTACTGACTTGAGGGCCAGCGCATCTCTAGTGCTTGCAGGCCTTGCCGCAAAAGGGATAACTACAATTTTAAGGGTTTATCACCTTGACAGGGGCTATGAAGATATGGAGGGAAAACTTTCAGCCGTAGGTGCAAGAATAAAAAGAGAAAGGATAGACATAACATAA
- the gmd gene encoding GDP-mannose 4,6-dehydratase — MKRALITGIRGQDGAYLAKLLLEKGYEVYGADRRSGDSSNWRLKELGIESHVKIVYMDLLELTNILRTIEKIKPDEVYNLAAQSFVKVSFDQPILTADIDAMGVLRLLEALRTYNPSARFYQASTSEMFGRVQEVPQSEKTPFYPRSPYGVSKLFAHWMTVNYRESYGMFACSGILFNHESPFRGLEFVTRKITHAIAQIKRGRLDKVVVGNLDSKRDWGYAPEYVNAMWRMLQQESPDDYVIATGETHTVREWIECAFKAVEYEIAWEGAGVNEKGRDVKTGKVLVEVSPEYFRPAEVELLIGDASKAQRQLNWRPQTTFSRLLEIMVEADLRRE, encoded by the coding sequence ATGAAGAGGGCACTGATAACAGGTATTCGAGGCCAAGACGGCGCATATCTTGCCAAACTGCTTTTGGAAAAGGGTTATGAGGTCTATGGCGCGGACAGGCGAAGCGGCGACTCCAGCAACTGGAGGCTCAAGGAGCTGGGCATTGAGTCCCATGTGAAGATAGTCTATATGGACCTTCTGGAGCTCACCAACATTTTGCGCACCATCGAAAAGATCAAACCAGACGAGGTCTATAACCTGGCGGCCCAGAGCTTTGTGAAGGTCTCCTTTGATCAGCCCATTTTGACAGCAGACATAGACGCCATGGGGGTCTTGAGGCTTTTGGAGGCCCTACGCACTTACAACCCATCCGCTCGCTTTTATCAGGCCTCCACCTCCGAGATGTTTGGCAGAGTGCAGGAGGTGCCCCAGAGCGAAAAGACCCCTTTTTATCCGCGCAGTCCCTATGGAGTTTCCAAGCTCTTCGCCCACTGGATGACCGTAAATTACCGGGAATCCTACGGCATGTTTGCCTGTTCGGGCATACTGTTTAATCACGAGTCCCCTTTTCGCGGTCTGGAGTTCGTCACGCGCAAGATCACTCATGCCATAGCGCAGATCAAAAGGGGCAGGCTGGACAAGGTGGTCGTGGGCAATTTGGATTCCAAGCGGGACTGGGGTTATGCCCCTGAATATGTGAATGCTATGTGGCGTATGCTTCAGCAGGAAAGCCCTGACGACTATGTGATCGCCACCGGTGAGACGCACACGGTGCGAGAGTGGATCGAGTGCGCCTTTAAGGCCGTTGAATATGAGATAGCCTGGGAGGGTGCCGGTGTGAATGAAAAGGGTAGGGATGTGAAAACCGGCAAGGTGCTGGTGGAGGTATCGCCCGAATACTTCAGGCCTGCAGAGGTGGAACTGCTCATTGGTGATGCCTCCAAGGCTCAGAGACAACTGAATTGGCGGCCCCAGACCACCTTCAGCCGTCTATTGGAGATTATGGTGGAGGCGGATCTGAGAAGAGAGTAA
- a CDS encoding ATP-binding protein produces MIERKIEPVLKKLSTQYPIVTITGPRQSGKTTLCRATFPDYQYVNLEALDVRAFALSDPRGFLNQYSNRVILDEIQRVPSLLSYLQVIVDERKEPGQFIITGSQQFEIISNISQTLAGRTALLKLLPLSISEIQTHYDISSIESLILNGGYPRIYDMSLNPNQAMADYLVTYVERDLRQLVNIKDLSLFEKFLKLCAGRIGQVLNLNSLANDVGVSGTTAKAWLTLLEASFVVFLLPPWFGNVSKRLIKSPKLYFYDVGLASYLLGLENENQVERDPLRGNLFENLVLMEILKYRYNLGKRSNLYFYRDNKGDEVDIIYELGRDLFPMEVKAGATVAEDFFKNIRKFFKIYKHTPFGGAVIYGGKTPQLRTDIKVYTVWDIEKMLEGLKAPL; encoded by the coding sequence ATGATTGAGAGAAAAATTGAGCCAGTATTAAAAAAATTATCTACTCAGTATCCCATTGTCACCATTACGGGGCCGAGGCAGAGTGGCAAAACCACACTGTGCAGAGCTACATTCCCGGATTATCAGTATGTAAACCTCGAAGCCCTGGATGTAAGGGCCTTTGCACTTAGCGACCCGCGAGGCTTTCTCAACCAATACAGCAATCGTGTTATATTAGATGAGATTCAAAGAGTTCCATCGCTACTTTCTTATTTGCAGGTTATTGTCGATGAAAGAAAAGAGCCAGGACAGTTTATAATTACAGGTAGTCAACAGTTTGAGATAATTAGTAACATAAGCCAGACACTTGCGGGTAGGACAGCACTGTTAAAATTGTTACCTCTTAGTATTTCTGAAATTCAGACTCATTATGATATAAGCTCAATCGAAAGTTTAATATTAAATGGTGGTTATCCTCGTATATATGACATGTCCTTAAATCCTAATCAGGCAATGGCTGATTATCTTGTGACATATGTAGAGCGAGACTTAAGACAGCTTGTTAACATTAAGGATTTAAGTCTTTTTGAGAAATTTCTAAAATTATGTGCCGGCAGAATCGGACAGGTTTTAAACCTCAACAGCTTAGCAAATGATGTCGGGGTATCCGGGACCACTGCCAAGGCATGGCTGACACTTCTTGAGGCAAGTTTTGTTGTTTTTCTTTTGCCCCCTTGGTTTGGCAATGTATCCAAAAGATTGATAAAATCACCAAAATTATATTTTTACGATGTGGGCCTGGCCAGTTATCTTCTTGGGCTTGAAAATGAAAATCAGGTGGAGAGAGACCCGTTGAGAGGGAATCTCTTTGAAAATTTAGTCCTGATGGAAATTTTAAAGTACAGATATAATTTGGGCAAAAGAAGTAATCTGTACTTTTATCGGGATAATAAAGGGGATGAGGTTGATATAATTTATGAGTTGGGGAGGGATCTGTTTCCTATGGAGGTTAAAGCCGGTGCCACGGTAGCTGAAGATTTTTTTAAAAATATCAGGAAGTTTTTTAAAATATATAAACATACACCATTTGGAGGTGCGGTAATTTATGGTGGTAAGACACCTCAATTAAGAACAGATATTAAAGTATATACAGTGTGGGATATTGAAAAGATGCTGGAAGGGTTGAAAGCCCCCCTGTAG
- a CDS encoding coiled-coil domain-containing protein, translating to MSVIELVRMLDKVEPSLRSILLGILEEMERQQRDRVTKNEFNELKEVVRELAEAQKKTEERLCRLEDTVRELAEAQKKTEERLCRLEDTVRELAEAQKRTEQRVGELAEAQKRTEQELGNLAKQVGGLSDAVGYGIEDRLMPYIPAYAKRVFGLEILRVSRKNIEYGADRYDEVNILAEGKDANGNPVYLVGECKAQPGKKDADRFAAMLERLSAVLGKNIQAMLIGYTFTPQVEKYMAGRYPTIKPVKTYEIEMGAIGKGFAG from the coding sequence GTGTCTGTGATCGAATTGGTGAGAATGTTGGATAAGGTCGAACCCTCGCTTCGTTCCATACTTCTGGGGATCCTTGAGGAGATGGAGCGCCAACAGCGGGATCGTGTCACCAAAAATGAGTTTAACGAACTCAAGGAGGTCGTGCGCGAGCTTGCCGAGGCGCAGAAAAAGACAGAGGAACGGCTGTGCCGTCTGGAGGATACGGTAAGGGAGCTTGCCGAGGCGCAGAAAAAGACAGAGGAACGGCTGTGCCGTTTGGAGGATACGGTAAGGGAGCTTGCCGAGGCGCAGAAAAGGACGGAACAGAGGGTAGGGGAGCTTGCCGAGGCACAGAAAAGGACGGAACAGGAGCTCGGCAATCTAGCCAAACAGGTAGGCGGGCTTTCTGATGCTGTGGGATACGGCATCGAAGACAGGCTCATGCCATACATTCCAGCCTATGCGAAAAGGGTCTTCGGTCTCGAGATATTGAGGGTATCGAGAAAAAATATTGAATACGGCGCCGATAGATATGACGAGGTGAACATCCTGGCCGAGGGTAAGGATGCAAACGGCAATCCTGTATATCTTGTTGGAGAGTGCAAGGCCCAACCAGGGAAGAAGGATGCCGACCGTTTCGCAGCCATGCTGGAGCGCCTTTCTGCAGTGCTTGGTAAAAACATACAGGCAATGCTCATCGGGTACACATTCACCCCTCAAGTCGAGAAATATATGGCCGGACGATATCCAACTATCAAACCGGTCAAGACCTATGAAATTGAGATGGGGGCGATAGGCAAAGGCTTCGCCGGTTGA
- the cysC gene encoding adenylyl-sulfate kinase, whose product MVPHLIWFTGLSGAGKSTLSSLFCEKLKKLNHHFYLLDGDIIRKGLCKDLGFSDSHRTENIRRVAEVSAILLDAGLFVIAAFIAPLEAERLLARGIVAAKGYQFIEVYVKASLETCEKRDPKGLYKKARQGLIKNFTGIDSLYEIPQNPDIILDTERDSKDECIMRLMDFLKEKGLITT is encoded by the coding sequence ATGGTCCCTCATCTGATATGGTTTACCGGGCTGAGCGGTGCAGGGAAGTCTACTCTTTCCAGCCTTTTTTGCGAAAAGCTTAAAAAATTAAACCATCATTTTTATCTCCTCGACGGCGACATAATCCGCAAGGGGCTTTGCAAAGACCTCGGTTTTTCAGACTCTCACAGGACGGAAAACATTAGACGGGTGGCAGAGGTCTCAGCTATCCTGCTCGATGCCGGCCTTTTTGTAATCGCCGCCTTTATTGCGCCCCTTGAGGCGGAAAGACTCTTGGCCAGAGGGATCGTCGCTGCAAAGGGTTATCAATTTATAGAGGTTTATGTAAAGGCCTCGCTTGAGACATGCGAAAAGAGAGACCCGAAGGGCCTCTATAAAAAGGCCAGGCAGGGCCTTATTAAAAATTTTACAGGGATTGACTCACTTTATGAAATACCACAAAACCCCGATATAATCCTTGACACAGAGCGGGATTCGAAAGATGAATGCATTATGAGGTTGATGGATTTTCTTAAAGAAAAGGGGCTTATAACGACATGA
- a CDS encoding ABC transporter permease, which yields MISVGMLRDVWAFRGFIAASVKREFHTRYRNTQFGFLWTIIQPLSMITIYTLVFAEIMKPSLPGHDSRFAYSIYLCAGVLTWGFFSELLGRSVGIFVQNANLLKKISFPKLCLPLILTFSSLINYAIVMAIFIAFLVVSGNFPGLPVVAAIPVIAILVAFGIGLGILLGTINVFYRDVEQTMGIVLQFWFWLTPIVYANKTLPPFAAAFLKWNPMWSLINAMHTIFLDGRFPDWASLIYPGVLSIGLVYLGMFAFWRLSGEIVDEL from the coding sequence ATGATCTCTGTCGGGATGCTTCGGGATGTCTGGGCCTTTCGCGGTTTTATCGCGGCAAGCGTCAAGCGCGAGTTCCATACAAGGTACCGCAACACCCAGTTCGGCTTTCTGTGGACCATAATCCAGCCGCTTTCCATGATCACCATATACACGCTGGTGTTCGCCGAGATCATGAAGCCGTCCCTGCCAGGCCACGACTCCAGATTCGCCTACAGCATATATCTCTGCGCAGGGGTCCTGACCTGGGGTTTTTTCAGCGAACTCCTGGGCCGCTCTGTGGGCATATTCGTGCAGAATGCGAACCTCTTGAAAAAGATCAGTTTCCCCAAGCTCTGCCTGCCGCTTATCCTGACCTTCTCAAGCCTTATAAATTACGCGATCGTAATGGCCATCTTTATCGCCTTTCTCGTCGTCAGCGGCAATTTCCCGGGCCTGCCAGTCGTGGCGGCCATCCCTGTCATAGCCATCCTTGTCGCTTTTGGCATAGGGCTTGGCATTCTTCTAGGCACCATAAACGTATTTTACAGGGATGTGGAGCAGACTATGGGGATCGTCCTGCAATTCTGGTTCTGGCTGACGCCGATCGTGTATGCAAACAAGACGCTGCCTCCCTTCGCAGCCGCATTCCTGAAGTGGAACCCGATGTGGTCTTTGATAAACGCCATGCACACGATATTTCTCGACGGGCGTTTCCCTGACTGGGCCAGCCTTATCTATCCCGGGGTCCTTTCGATTGGTCTGGTTTATCTGGGTATGTTCGCATTCTGGAGGCTCAGCGGCGAGATCGTGGATGAGTTATAA
- a CDS encoding ABC transporter ATP-binding protein — MGYIRVNGIGKAYKRYRKKSGRFLEWLGLGVHHELKWVLRDVSFEVQPGEAVGIVGVNGAGKSTLLKIVTGTVKSTTGTVEVGGRVSALLELGMGFHPDFTGRENVYMAAQLKGMTRDEVTAKMREIEEFAEIGDYIDQPVRVYSSGMQVRLAFSVATCVRPDILIVDEALSVGDAAFQHKSFDRIRSFSDRGTTLLFVSHSPAMVKTLCDRALLLDTGLLVKDDSPDAVLDYYNALIVKAKEDLKIRQVEMETGHKITRSGSGHAEITAVELLNNGTAVRAVRSGEPVTVRVGTRIHKPIEDLTVGILFRDRLGNDVFGTNTFHHGCSPKWPPVNQQIWVDFQIPQLLFGTGSYSLTVALHKSHSHVSGNYDWWDRALVFQVVPGDHPLGIGVCNLPICIKWHEPSHSDPGSKGNG; from the coding sequence ATGGGCTATATTCGTGTAAACGGCATTGGCAAGGCCTATAAACGCTATCGCAAGAAATCCGGCCGTTTTTTGGAGTGGTTGGGGCTTGGCGTACATCACGAGCTCAAGTGGGTGCTTAGGGACGTGAGTTTCGAGGTGCAGCCCGGCGAGGCCGTGGGCATTGTGGGCGTAAATGGCGCTGGGAAGAGCACGTTACTTAAGATCGTTACCGGCACAGTGAAGTCTACCACCGGCACGGTTGAGGTTGGAGGTCGAGTTTCTGCCCTTTTGGAGCTGGGCATGGGGTTTCACCCTGACTTCACAGGCCGTGAGAACGTCTATATGGCTGCGCAGTTAAAGGGCATGACCCGTGACGAGGTGACGGCGAAGATGCGTGAGATCGAGGAGTTTGCGGAGATCGGAGACTACATCGATCAGCCCGTGCGTGTATATTCCAGTGGCATGCAGGTGAGGCTGGCCTTCTCTGTGGCAACATGCGTGAGGCCAGATATTCTGATCGTTGATGAGGCGCTCTCTGTGGGGGATGCCGCGTTTCAGCACAAAAGTTTTGACCGTATACGAAGCTTTAGTGACAGAGGCACTACCTTGCTTTTCGTCTCTCACAGCCCTGCCATGGTTAAAACTCTGTGCGATCGGGCTTTATTGCTTGACACCGGACTTTTGGTAAAAGACGATTCACCAGATGCCGTCCTAGATTACTACAACGCATTAATAGTGAAAGCAAAGGAGGACTTGAAGATCCGCCAAGTAGAAATGGAAACTGGGCACAAAATAACGCGCTCCGGAAGCGGACATGCGGAAATTACCGCAGTCGAGCTATTAAACAACGGCACTGCGGTAAGAGCGGTAAGAAGCGGGGAACCGGTGACCGTTCGAGTTGGCACCAGAATCCACAAGCCTATTGAAGATCTGACCGTGGGAATACTCTTTCGAGATCGTTTGGGTAATGACGTCTTCGGGACCAACACCTTTCATCATGGTTGTTCCCCGAAATGGCCTCCCGTAAACCAGCAAATTTGGGTGGACTTTCAAATCCCTCAGCTTTTATTTGGAACAGGAAGTTACAGTCTAACAGTTGCCCTTCATAAAAGCCACAGCCATGTTTCAGGAAATTACGACTGGTGGGATAGAGCCTTAGTGTTTCAGGTAGTACCTGGAGATCATCCATTAGGCATAGGTGTCTGTAACCTACCCATTTGTATTAAATGGCATGAGCCTTCACATTCTGATCCCGGGAGCAAAGGCAATGGCTGA
- a CDS encoding methyltransferase domain-containing protein, translating to MADDAFYYAFEERHRGSRTLIKSRLSIYLPFVNPLMEFYSRPSAVDLGCGRGEWLELMAENGFNAKGIDINDRMLEVSRSLGFSVEKMDAVEALEALNDNSQAVVTAFHLVEHLPFETVDKLVKEAQRVLVPGGILIIETPNPENLIVSSTNFYLDPTHLRPIPPQLLSFLVEYHGFFRHKILRLQQPIDVLTTKTTLWNVFSGVSPDYAVVAQKGSSDAGMLSKFDSIFDISKPVGTKIDQMALKYDEDRTAEKSQLLKALTEKLDQASNAIALLSSRLAETESRLQRAEDDVKAARERAEASERRAEEASNAIALLSSRLAETESRLQRAEDDVKAARERAEASERRAEMERERVGRLELELNAVYNSRSWRVTRPLRLVFHQARLIKGQGFAARTKTIVKSVAKPILVRSITFFDSHPALRSRCINFIRKFGLYDNTRAFYRRFMYGRQEPQPAAARPVTDIELQQLSPRAHRIYLQLKEAMERHGRDDCR from the coding sequence ATGGCTGACGACGCTTTTTATTACGCCTTCGAAGAACGCCATAGAGGATCCCGAACCTTGATCAAAAGCCGCCTGTCTATCTATCTTCCTTTTGTCAATCCTCTGATGGAATTCTACAGCCGACCCTCTGCCGTCGATCTTGGATGCGGTCGAGGTGAATGGCTTGAGCTCATGGCAGAAAACGGCTTTAACGCAAAGGGAATCGATATAAACGACAGAATGCTTGAGGTATCCCGTAGCCTCGGATTTTCAGTGGAAAAAATGGACGCCGTGGAAGCCCTCGAGGCTCTCAATGATAATTCTCAAGCCGTGGTCACAGCGTTTCATCTAGTAGAGCACCTGCCTTTCGAGACGGTCGATAAACTGGTTAAGGAAGCTCAAAGGGTCCTTGTCCCGGGGGGTATTCTCATTATTGAAACGCCCAACCCTGAAAACCTCATAGTTTCTTCCACTAATTTTTATTTGGATCCCACTCACCTGAGACCCATTCCTCCTCAGCTTTTGAGTTTTCTGGTGGAATATCATGGCTTTTTTAGACACAAAATCCTGCGACTCCAGCAACCCATTGACGTTCTTACGACGAAAACCACGTTATGGAATGTCTTTAGTGGAGTCAGCCCTGACTATGCCGTGGTGGCGCAAAAAGGTTCCTCCGATGCCGGTATGCTCTCTAAATTTGACTCTATCTTTGACATTAGCAAACCGGTTGGCACGAAAATAGATCAAATGGCTTTAAAATACGATGAAGACAGAACAGCCGAAAAATCACAGCTGTTGAAAGCTTTGACCGAAAAGCTTGATCAAGCAAGTAACGCAATAGCATTGTTGAGTTCGCGTTTAGCTGAGACAGAGTCCCGCTTGCAGCGTGCAGAGGATGATGTAAAGGCTGCAAGGGAGCGTGCTGAAGCCTCCGAGAGGCGTGCTGAGGAAGCAAGTAACGCAATAGCATTGTTGAGTTCGCGTTTAGCTGAGACAGAGTCCCGCTTGCAGCGTGCAGAGGATGATGTAAAGGCTGCAAGGGAGCGTGCTGAAGCCTCCGAGAGGCGTGCTGAGATGGAAAGGGAGCGCGTCGGGCGTTTGGAGCTTGAGCTTAATGCTGTCTATAATAGCCGTTCATGGCGCGTCACAAGGCCATTGCGTCTGGTCTTCCATCAGGCAAGGCTCATCAAGGGTCAAGGATTTGCGGCGCGTACAAAGACCATTGTAAAATCCGTTGCAAAACCGATTCTGGTCCGATCCATAACTTTCTTTGATTCTCATCCGGCCCTCCGGAGCCGTTGCATAAACTTCATCCGTAAATTTGGTCTGTATGATAACACCCGGGCCTTCTACAGGCGTTTTATGTACGGGCGGCAGGAGCCGCAGCCCGCAGCAGCACGGCCGGTTACAGATATCGAGTTGCAGCAACTCTCCCCTCGGGCGCACAGGATATATCTGCAACTCAAAGAGGCCATGGAGAGACACGGCAGGGATGATTGTCGATAG